Below is a genomic region from Rhodospirillum centenum SW.
TCGAAGGCGAACAGGCGCACGCCCAGCTCGTAGGCGCGGCGGATGTCGGCGGCCTTCTTGATGGTGTTGCCGTAGCTGATCCGGTCGGGCGTGGCGCCGGCGGCGAGGCAGTCCTCGATCTCCGGCACGCTGGCCGTGTCGAAGGACGAGCCCAGGCCGGTCAGCAGGCGCAGGATCTCCGGCGCCGGGTTGGCCTTCACGGCGTAGTAGATCTTCGCGTCCGGCAGGGCGCCGGACAGCCGGTCGTAATTGCGGGCGACGACGTCCAGATCGACCACGAGGCAGGGCGTGGCGGGACGGTTCTCGGCGAAGAATCGGGCAATCTTCTCGGTCATCTCAGGACTCCGAGGCGGCAGGCGGCCGGGATGTGCGGGAAACGGGAAACGCCGGGCCTCGCGGGCCCGGGATCGCTCAGGCAGGCCTTACGGCGGGCCTGGGCGGGTCACATACAGGGTTTGCTGCCGGAATCCGGAGACTGACCTGCGAAGCCCGTCGGTGCGGGCTGGACCTGGAAGGACAGGAACGCGGGAGAAAGCAGACAGGCGGGCGCGGTCGGCCCACCGACAACAACATCAACCATCGTAGCCTCCAATTCGCCGCCTTGTTTAAGGGACGGTCGGGGGTACGCGTTGCGTCGTTGCATAACCCCACCGGGCTGACGGCGCCGCCCGTTGCGGGGGCGGGAGTGGGGGCCATAGGCACGTGCGCTGCGACTGCGCGCTATATAGGGCAAGCCCCGGCGGCGCAAAAGGGATTTTTCGGCTACGGCGGCGCAGACGGACCCTGCACGGAGCGCCGGGCCCGCGGCGCTGCCCGGGGTCCAGAATCCGGGGCCGGCCTCTCCAGGAAAACCGAAGTCGTCGGCAGGGCCGGCAGGGGTCCAGAGGGTGGCGGACAGTCAAATCACCGCAGGGCGAAATCACATTTTCGCCACTTTCCCGGTCAAATTAGGACATAGGACGGTGGCTTCATCCTTCACAGGGGTCGCCACGGTGCGCACGAGACTCCCCGTCTCACGGTCCTTCTCCCGGGGTTTCCTTTTCAGGGGCCCCGATGACGGACACCCCGGCCAGCCTTGCCCCGGCTGGCGGATTTTACGGCCACCGCAGCCAGCCCCCCGCGGTGGCCGTTTCTTTTTTTTACGGCCACCGCAGCCAGCCCCCGCGGTGGCCGTTTCTTTTTTACGGTCCCCGCAGCCAGCCTGCCGCGGGGACCGTTTCTTTTCCGTGCCGGCCCCGGGGGCCTGCTCCCTTCATCCTCACATCCGGTCACGGGGACCAACGCGCGATCCCGGCCGTTCATCCGGCCTGCGGCAAAGCGGCGTGCTTTCCCGCCCGTCCGCCGGAGTCTTGCCCGGTTCACAGCGCCGGCCGGGCGTGGCATGGTGCGCCCCCGCCGCCCGGCGCTCCGCCTCACCGTCACCGGGTCCCTCTGCTCCGGCCCCCCATGCTCTCTGGCTCCATGCTCTTCGAAGGTCGTGACCTGATCTGCCTGCGCGGTGCCCGCGTCGTCTTCTCCGGCCTCTGCTTCGGGCTTGAGGCCGGCGGTGCCCTGGTGCTCGTGGGGCCCAACGGCAGCGGCAAGTCCAGCCTGCTGCGGCTGCTCTCCGGCCTTTCCAGGCCGTTCGCGGGCACCCTGCTGTGGGACGGCCGGCCGGTCGCCGACGATCCGGACGGCCATCGCGGCCGGGTCCGCTATGTCGGCCATCTGGACGCGGTGAAGCCGGCCCTGACGGCGCAGGAGAATCTCGCCGGCTGGGCCGGGCTGCAGGGCGCCGCCGATCCCATGGCGGCGGCCGCCGCCGCGCTGGAGCGCTGGGACCTGGGGCACCTGGCCGAGGTGCCGGGCCGC
It encodes:
- the ccmA gene encoding heme ABC exporter ATP-binding protein CcmA; its protein translation is MLRPPMLSGSMLFEGRDLICLRGARVVFSGLCFGLEAGGALVLVGPNGSGKSSLLRLLSGLSRPFAGTLLWDGRPVADDPDGHRGRVRYVGHLDAVKPALTAQENLAGWAGLQGAADPMAAAAAALERWDLGHLAEVPGRYLSAGQKRRVNLARLALAPAALWLLDEPSTALDRAAVARLAAEIARHRRDGGMVVLSTHTDLDLTDPAVLDVSHFAVAPDDAEEPAA